A window of Paenibacillus phoenicis genomic DNA:
AGACGAGCAAATCGAGCTCCGTAAGAAGAGCGGCGGTCAACTCTTTCTGCACTTTTTCGACAATCTCAGATAGCTGGGTTCGGTCGGCAGGTTTTAACAAATAATCCATCGCACCCAATTGAAGCGATTTCCGAGCATATTCAAACTCATCGTACCCTGATATAATCACTACATGGATCCGGGAGCTTGTCTCCTTCAAAAAGCGTAGAATTTCAATCCCGTCCATCTCGGGCATACGAATATCGAGAAACACCAGATCGGGCTTAACCAGCGTAATCTGCTCCGCCGCCTGACGGCCAAACCCGACATCGAAAATCTGCTCATCGGGAAATAAGGCCGTCAGCTTTTGAATAATACTAAGCCTAACTTCCATCTCGTCATCGGCAACGCAAATTTTCATCTTTTTCACTCCTTCAAGCGTGGCTGAAGCTTGTGCGGAAAAGAGATTTTTAGCTAAGGGGGAACATCAATTGCAGCCGGTAAAATCTCTTAAACGAATAGTAAACCATTTATCCTTAAAGCTCAAACTGTTTATTTTGTTAATCCTCCTGTCGATCATCCCTATTTTTCTGGTAAGCGGCAGTTCCGAGCTGTTCATGTACCGCTCCAGCACCAGTTATTCGGCGTTGATTTCCAGCCAATACATGCAGTTTGTCGCCAAAGAGGTGAGCGGTTATTTGCAAAATCTGAACCAATCCTTCGACAATCTGTTCACCGATCAAAATTTCCAGAAATATGTAAACTCTCCTGCCGGCCATTTGTCCGATCAGGCCGATCATATCCTGCAGTTCCGCTCCATCATCCAAAGCTCTCTGCAATTCCATCCCGAAGTGCTCGGCACGCTGTATCTGGATCGCGCGGGCAAAGTCTATTTCGAGTCGTACCAGAAAAGATTGAACCCCGATTATTCCTTTGAGGACGATCCGATGTATCAATCGTTGCTGTCCGTTACGTCGCCCCGGCTGCTGCCTCCGCATCCCATAAAGTATATTTCGTATACCCAAGACCGCGTCTTTTCCTATGTGCGCCCGATCATTAACGTCGATACCGGAAAGACGATGTCCTGGTTTGTGATCGAGATCCGGGAGGATCAATTGACCGATATGCTCGGCAGCGGGCAGAGTAACGCCGGCGGCCAGCTTGTGCTGTACCATACCGACTTAAGAACCGCCGTATCGGGCGAGCCGCTGAATGAGAAGCTGCTTAGCGATTTTCTGCTTGCGCGGGCAGATCGGGAACCGGAGAAGCAAAGCCATTTTTTATTCGCTTCGGCAGGCAAAGAGTATGAGGCCAGTTACACCGAGCTGTCGGAACCGGGATGGGGGCTAATTTGGATGGCTCCCCTGGACCGGATCAAAGAAGGCGCCGTGCAGACTTTCCGGCTGACCCTTTTGATTGCCGGAATCAGCCTGGCCGCGGCGTTAATAATGGCTTTTCCGGTCATGAACAAGATTTTGCAGCCGCTGTACAACCTGCATAAAGGAATGAAGCATCTCGGGCGCGGCCAATATGTTCCGGTTCCCGAGCCCAAGCACCGGGATGAAATCGGCTTCCTCATCCAAAGCTATAACCAGACCTTGGTGAAGCTGCAGGATATGGAACGCGAGGTTTACCAATCGAAAATGAAAGAGAAGGAGCGGGAGCTTCTGCAGCTTCAAGCGCAAATCAATCCCCACTTTTTGTTCAACACCCTTGAGACGATCGAATCCTATGCCATCCGCAATAACGGCGAGGCGGTGGGGGAAATGGTGCAGTCAGTCTCCCGCATGATGAGATACACGGTTCGCAACGATAGCGGGTGGGCTTCGCTGGAAGAAGAAATTGGCTATATCCGGAATTTCCTAACGATCCATTACTACCGCAACGGCAGGGATGTCCGGGCCGATTTCGATATCGCCCCCGAAGCTTTATCGTTTCCGGTCATGAAACTGAGTATTCAGCCTTATGTTGAAAATGCCATCAAATACGGTTG
This region includes:
- a CDS encoding sensor histidine kinase — protein: MQPVKSLKRIVNHLSLKLKLFILLILLSIIPIFLVSGSSELFMYRSSTSYSALISSQYMQFVAKEVSGYLQNLNQSFDNLFTDQNFQKYVNSPAGHLSDQADHILQFRSIIQSSLQFHPEVLGTLYLDRAGKVYFESYQKRLNPDYSFEDDPMYQSLLSVTSPRLLPPHPIKYISYTQDRVFSYVRPIINVDTGKTMSWFVIEIREDQLTDMLGSGQSNAGGQLVLYHTDLRTAVSGEPLNEKLLSDFLLARADREPEKQSHFLFASAGKEYEASYTELSEPGWGLIWMAPLDRIKEGAVQTFRLTLLIAGISLAAALIMAFPVMNKILQPLYNLHKGMKHLGRGQYVPVPEPKHRDEIGFLIQSYNQTLVKLQDMEREVYQSKMKEKERELLQLQAQINPHFLFNTLETIESYAIRNNGEAVGEMVQSVSRMMRYTVRNDSGWASLEEEIGYIRNFLTIHYYRNGRDVRADFDIAPEALSFPVMKLSIQPYVENAIKYGWSPAMGAEEFLLRISVEPFEEYLRVRVYNTGMGIPEEVLEKLHRMIESGGETEDPFFKKHTGIYNAYRRFVIVYGEQAYFRIDSSPEEGTCVEFHLPARREAE